The proteins below are encoded in one region of Nonomuraea helvata:
- a CDS encoding PadR family transcriptional regulator, producing the protein MQDAVLAMLAKEPSHGYDLHARLRRSLGPLGESMNRGQIYVTLARLERAGLVVCERADGLPERPERKVYALTPAGQERVTAWLAEVGWPKPDLAEFHLKLAAAAAARLADPVELVAAQRRELLRRLREAQRAALAEPAGSGAGLLLEGVVLRLQADLRWLDACERAWSKADDEVEGG; encoded by the coding sequence ATGCAGGACGCAGTGCTGGCGATGCTCGCCAAGGAGCCGTCGCACGGGTACGACTTGCACGCTCGGCTGCGGCGCAGTCTCGGCCCACTGGGCGAGTCGATGAACCGCGGTCAGATCTATGTGACGTTGGCCCGGTTGGAGCGAGCGGGGCTCGTCGTCTGTGAGCGGGCCGACGGCCTGCCCGAGCGGCCGGAGCGCAAGGTCTACGCGCTGACGCCGGCCGGGCAGGAGCGGGTGACCGCCTGGCTGGCCGAGGTGGGCTGGCCGAAACCGGACCTGGCGGAGTTCCATCTCAAGCTCGCCGCTGCCGCCGCGGCCCGGCTGGCCGACCCGGTGGAGCTGGTGGCGGCGCAGCGCCGTGAGCTGCTGCGCCGCTTGCGTGAGGCGCAGCGGGCGGCGCTGGCCGAGCCGGCGGGATCGGGCGCCGGCCTGCTGCTGGAAGGGGTCGTGCTGCGGTTGCAGGCGGACCTGCGCTGGCTGGATGCCTGTGAGCGGGCCTGGTCGAAGGCCGATGACGAAGTCGAGGGTGGATGA
- a CDS encoding ABC transporter ATP-binding protein, which yields MNVSSAAVRACGLVKTHGQGQSRVRAVDEVDLEVPEGQTLAVMGPSGCGKSTLLHLLGGLERPTDGEVWVAGRRVDTLSERALARMRRRSVGFIFQGFHLVEELSAAENVELPALLAGRSRRQARRRTSLLLERVGLADRARHLPSQLSGGQRQRVAVARALVNEPLVVLADEPTGNLDTTATLEVLRIFEELRTAGQTLVIVTHDERVAATADRLVSMRDGMFVDDTRLAGSPTRGLGGLIGLEG from the coding sequence ATGAACGTGTCAAGCGCCGCGGTCCGGGCCTGCGGCCTGGTGAAGACGCACGGTCAGGGGCAGAGCCGGGTCCGCGCGGTGGACGAGGTCGACCTGGAGGTGCCCGAGGGGCAGACGCTGGCCGTCATGGGGCCCAGCGGCTGCGGGAAATCGACCCTGCTGCACCTGCTGGGCGGCCTGGAACGGCCCACCGACGGCGAGGTGTGGGTGGCCGGGCGGCGCGTCGACACGCTGAGCGAGCGGGCTCTGGCGCGCATGCGGCGCCGATCGGTGGGGTTCATCTTCCAGGGCTTCCATCTGGTGGAGGAGCTGTCGGCGGCCGAGAACGTGGAGCTGCCCGCGCTGCTGGCGGGGCGCTCGCGCCGCCAGGCCAGACGGCGCACGAGCCTGCTGCTGGAACGGGTCGGGCTCGCCGACCGTGCCCGGCACCTGCCGTCGCAGCTGTCGGGCGGGCAGCGTCAGCGGGTCGCCGTCGCCCGCGCGCTGGTCAACGAACCGCTGGTCGTCCTGGCCGACGAACCGACCGGCAACCTCGACACCACGGCGACCCTCGAGGTGCTGCGGATCTTCGAAGAGCTGCGTACGGCGGGACAGACGCTGGTGATCGTCACGCACGACGAGCGGGTCGCGGCCACCGCGGACCGGCTGGTCTCGATGCGCGACGGGATGTTCGTCGACGACACGCGGCTGGCCGGCTCCCCCACGCGCGGGCTCGGCGGGCTGATCGGGCTGGAGGGCTGA
- a CDS encoding ABC transporter permease → MGSLVLVVRLVLADVRRHQAQAAMLLLAVTVATATMALGLSLRGVSDALYEQTRAATAGPDVVALSGGTGPTVTSALTSLANEPDVIAHHGPYRIVYADLTTRDSISSPVVVQGFSQTPGAVNRPLLTSGQWVRSGGTVLERGFATALGVDVGDRVTIAGRPYPVVGIAVTAATSIYPWAAQIGPGGGPSDASGLAWMTRADTRALASSQDLPVALALDVKLRDPATAQAFLDANRDSTLPVNFHTWQFTAEQDMVILKDTQPILVVGSWLLGFLAITGVAALAAGRAVEQTRRAGLLKAVGATPGLIAAVLLTEYLALALAGDALGLVIARLTVPAIASPTASRIGDAVGLTGATVAAATVLAMAVAVLSTLRPTLRAMRTATVTALTTTAHQPRHRPWLAAMSALLPTPLLLGLRLTARRPGRAVLQACSTATTVIAIVALLTLYAQPERGYGLDGSSALPNLRGEHDRRLMLAVTVLLIALAVVNTITFTWTTAMEARANMAIARTLGATPGQIAAGLSTAQLLPSLPGAVIGVPLGNGLLSLFAADNAADPPSPWLLGAVLATLLATAALTALPARLAARRPVAQTLSAETA, encoded by the coding sequence ATGGGATCCCTCGTGCTCGTCGTCCGCCTCGTCCTGGCTGACGTCCGCCGGCACCAGGCGCAGGCCGCGATGCTCCTGCTCGCGGTGACCGTGGCCACCGCCACGATGGCACTGGGCCTGTCCCTGCGCGGCGTGAGCGACGCGCTGTACGAGCAGACCCGCGCCGCCACCGCCGGGCCGGACGTGGTGGCACTCTCCGGCGGCACCGGCCCCACCGTGACCTCAGCCCTGACCTCGCTGGCGAACGAGCCCGACGTCATCGCCCACCATGGCCCCTACCGCATCGTCTACGCCGACCTCACCACGCGCGACTCCATCTCGTCCCCGGTGGTGGTGCAAGGTTTCAGCCAGACGCCCGGCGCGGTCAACCGGCCGCTGCTGACCTCGGGTCAGTGGGTACGCTCCGGCGGCACGGTCCTCGAACGCGGCTTCGCCACCGCGCTGGGCGTCGACGTCGGCGACCGCGTCACCATCGCCGGCCGCCCGTACCCCGTCGTCGGGATCGCCGTGACCGCGGCCACCTCCATCTACCCCTGGGCGGCGCAGATCGGGCCGGGCGGTGGTCCCAGCGACGCCAGCGGCCTGGCCTGGATGACCCGAGCAGATACCCGGGCCCTGGCGTCGTCCCAAGATCTCCCGGTGGCCTTGGCCCTGGACGTCAAGCTGCGTGACCCCGCCACGGCGCAGGCCTTCCTGGACGCCAACCGCGACTCCACCCTCCCGGTGAACTTCCATACCTGGCAGTTCACGGCCGAGCAGGACATGGTCATCCTCAAGGACACCCAGCCGATCCTGGTCGTCGGCAGCTGGCTGCTCGGCTTCCTGGCCATCACCGGAGTGGCGGCGCTGGCCGCGGGACGCGCCGTCGAGCAGACACGCCGGGCCGGGCTGCTCAAGGCCGTCGGCGCCACCCCGGGTCTGATCGCCGCCGTCCTGCTCACCGAGTACCTGGCGCTGGCGCTGGCCGGCGACGCGCTGGGGCTGGTGATCGCCCGCCTGACCGTGCCCGCCATCGCCAGCCCCACGGCCAGCCGGATCGGCGACGCTGTCGGGCTGACCGGCGCCACCGTCGCCGCGGCGACCGTCCTCGCCATGGCGGTGGCGGTGCTGTCCACGCTGCGTCCCACCCTGCGGGCCATGCGTACGGCGACCGTCACGGCGCTGACCACCACCGCGCACCAGCCCCGTCACCGGCCCTGGCTCGCCGCGATGTCCGCGCTGCTGCCCACGCCGCTGCTGCTCGGGCTACGGCTGACCGCCCGCCGGCCGGGCCGCGCCGTACTGCAGGCGTGCTCCACCGCCACCACGGTGATCGCGATCGTCGCCCTGCTGACCCTCTACGCCCAGCCGGAGAGAGGCTACGGCCTGGACGGCTCCTCCGCCCTGCCCAACCTGCGCGGCGAGCACGACCGCCGGCTGATGCTCGCCGTCACCGTCCTGCTGATCGCACTCGCCGTCGTGAACACCATCACGTTCACCTGGACCACCGCCATGGAGGCCCGGGCGAACATGGCCATCGCACGTACGCTCGGCGCCACCCCCGGACAGATCGCCGCGGGACTGTCCACCGCCCAGCTCCTGCCCAGCCTGCCCGGCGCCGTCATCGGCGTCCCTCTGGGCAACGGCCTGCTCTCGCTCTTCGCCGCCGATAATGCGGCGGATCCCCCCTCCCCCTGGCTGCTCGGCGCCGTACTCGCGACTCTCCTGGCGACAGCGGCCCTCACCGCCCTGCCCGCACGCCTGGCGGCCCGCCGGCCCGTGGCGCAGACCCTCAGCGCCGAAACAGCGTGA
- the vanY-N gene encoding D,D-peptidase/D,D-carboxypeptidase VanY-N: MNEPRTIPSRPRDRLYAAITLVLAVLLLPAALVRHPGRARELACRWALQLRFPSEDLTGLTDGAMAAFTAARTEALWRHGQLIGLTSGYRDPLVQQRMFDEEVRRSGSPASARMLVLPAAESSHVKGIALDVRPHEGARWLEEHGARYDLYRLYDNEWWHFEYRPERGGTPPRRRPHPGVAYATENGDEM; this comes from the coding sequence ATGAACGAACCACGCACCATCCCATCTCGGCCCCGAGACCGGCTGTACGCCGCGATCACGCTGGTGCTCGCCGTTCTCCTGCTGCCCGCGGCGCTCGTCCGCCATCCCGGCCGCGCCCGCGAACTGGCCTGCCGCTGGGCGTTACAGCTGCGATTCCCCTCCGAGGACCTCACCGGACTCACCGACGGGGCCATGGCGGCGTTCACCGCGGCGCGCACCGAGGCGCTCTGGCGTCACGGCCAGCTCATCGGCCTCACCTCGGGGTACCGTGATCCCCTCGTCCAACAACGGATGTTCGACGAGGAGGTGCGCCGCTCCGGCTCCCCGGCCTCGGCACGAATGCTCGTGCTGCCGGCGGCGGAATCCAGCCACGTCAAGGGCATTGCGCTGGACGTGCGCCCCCACGAAGGCGCGCGCTGGCTCGAGGAACACGGCGCCCGCTACGACCTCTACCGCCTCTACGACAACGAGTGGTGGCACTTCGAGTACCGCCCAGAGCGCGGCGGCACGCCACCACGACGACGCCCCCACCCCGGCGTGGCCTACGCGACGGAGAACGGGGACGAGATGTAG
- a CDS encoding response regulator transcription factor — translation MRLADRRVTERAVIRGGSRVLLIEDDPAVREGLDLALTRHGHRVSAVESGEQGLDRLRANLPDVVVLDLMLPGMDGFEVCRRIRAAGEVPIIMLTARSDDMDVVAGLEAGADDYVVKPVQPRVLEARIRAVLRRIGRDQAELERYGDLTIDRAGLVVSHRGVPVSLAPTELRLLLELSGTPGRVHSRQQLLESVWEHGYFGDSRLVDACVQRLRAKIEDNSAAPVYVQTVRGFGYRFGPV, via the coding sequence ATGAGGTTGGCCGACAGGCGAGTTACGGAGCGTGCGGTGATACGCGGCGGGTCGCGAGTGTTGTTGATCGAGGATGACCCGGCAGTGCGGGAGGGCCTCGACCTGGCCCTGACCCGGCATGGGCACCGGGTGAGCGCGGTGGAGTCCGGCGAGCAGGGGCTGGACCGGCTGCGTGCGAACCTTCCCGACGTCGTCGTGCTCGATCTGATGTTGCCTGGCATGGACGGGTTCGAAGTCTGCCGCCGCATCCGGGCCGCCGGGGAGGTGCCGATCATCATGCTGACCGCGCGCAGCGACGACATGGACGTGGTGGCCGGGTTGGAGGCGGGCGCCGACGACTACGTGGTCAAGCCGGTGCAGCCCAGGGTGCTCGAGGCACGCATTCGCGCGGTGCTCCGGCGGATCGGCCGGGACCAGGCGGAGCTGGAGCGGTACGGGGACCTGACCATCGATCGGGCCGGGCTGGTGGTTTCCCACCGCGGCGTGCCGGTCAGCCTCGCCCCGACCGAGCTGCGCCTGCTGCTCGAGCTCTCCGGCACGCCGGGCCGGGTGCACAGCCGCCAGCAGCTGCTGGAGTCGGTGTGGGAGCACGGGTATTTCGGCGACTCGCGTCTCGTGGACGCGTGCGTGCAGCGGCTGCGCGCGAAGATCGAGGACAACTCGGCGGCGCCCGTCTACGTGCAGACGGTGCGTGGGTTCGGGTACCGGTTCGGGCCGGTGTGA
- a CDS encoding HAMP domain-containing sensor histidine kinase, with protein MTPRPSLGLRARLLFAFALLCVVTAAAVSGAMYVQARNDILQRAQDGAVQAMKNRVQTTLFPLRSAAPGPDELGEIARAVVDQYSLVVAVYHGEYSVAGALGPPPGGRRPDENAPAPPIAPAPTVAAIPPDLRQMVAGGVVAWQRVVWRGAPYLVIGTPLLIAEQNRTTRASGIEVYVARSLLPEQRSIDELAARAWLTSGAALAFAVVLALLATRGVLRPVRELGRAARLLGEGELRTRIAVRGSDELADVARTFNNAAAELERHVKQLREMEADARRFVADVSHELRTPLAALAAVADVLDEEAAQLPEPAGRAARLVSQETLNLTGLVNDLIEISRFDSGVAALVLNEVDVAELVRSTLRARGWSEPVHTELPSAVTARLDPRRVDVILANLVGNALRHGEPPVSVRLSADPHWITLEVRDHGPGLDEAVLPHVFDRFYKATAARARSEGSGLGLAIARENARLHQGDLTVTNAPDGGALFTLRLPRRAPDPDGGPE; from the coding sequence GTGACACCTCGGCCGAGCCTGGGGCTGCGCGCCCGGCTGCTGTTCGCGTTCGCGCTGCTGTGTGTGGTCACCGCGGCGGCGGTGTCCGGCGCGATGTACGTTCAGGCCCGCAACGACATCCTTCAGCGGGCCCAGGACGGCGCGGTGCAGGCGATGAAGAACCGTGTGCAGACGACGCTCTTCCCGTTGCGGAGTGCGGCGCCGGGCCCGGATGAGCTCGGCGAGATCGCCCGCGCCGTGGTCGACCAGTACAGCCTCGTGGTCGCCGTCTACCACGGGGAGTACTCGGTGGCCGGCGCGCTGGGGCCCCCGCCGGGGGGCAGGAGACCGGACGAGAACGCGCCGGCCCCGCCCATCGCACCGGCTCCGACTGTCGCGGCGATTCCACCCGATCTGCGGCAGATGGTGGCCGGCGGCGTCGTCGCGTGGCAACGCGTGGTGTGGCGGGGCGCGCCCTACCTCGTCATCGGCACGCCGTTGCTGATCGCCGAGCAGAACCGGACGACGCGGGCGTCCGGCATCGAGGTCTACGTCGCGCGCAGCCTGCTTCCCGAGCAGCGCAGCATCGACGAGCTCGCCGCACGCGCCTGGCTCACCAGCGGGGCGGCCCTGGCGTTCGCGGTCGTCCTCGCGTTGCTGGCCACCCGCGGCGTGCTGCGCCCGGTGCGCGAGCTCGGTCGGGCGGCACGCCTGCTGGGCGAGGGCGAGCTGCGGACCAGGATCGCGGTCCGCGGCTCCGACGAGCTGGCCGACGTGGCACGCACGTTCAACAACGCCGCCGCGGAGCTGGAACGGCATGTCAAGCAGCTGCGCGAGATGGAGGCCGACGCCCGCCGGTTCGTGGCCGACGTGTCCCACGAGCTGCGCACCCCGCTGGCCGCGCTCGCCGCGGTCGCTGACGTCCTCGACGAGGAGGCGGCCCAGCTCCCCGAGCCCGCCGGCAGGGCCGCCAGGCTGGTCAGCCAGGAGACGCTCAACCTCACCGGGCTGGTGAACGACCTCATCGAGATCAGCAGGTTCGACTCCGGCGTCGCGGCCCTGGTGCTGAACGAGGTCGACGTGGCCGAGCTGGTGCGCTCGACCCTGCGTGCCCGGGGCTGGTCGGAGCCGGTGCACACCGAGCTTCCCTCCGCAGTGACGGCGCGGCTGGACCCGCGCCGAGTGGACGTCATCCTCGCGAACCTGGTCGGCAACGCCCTGCGGCACGGCGAACCACCGGTGTCGGTACGGCTTTCCGCCGACCCGCACTGGATCACTCTCGAGGTCCGCGACCACGGGCCAGGGCTGGACGAAGCGGTGCTGCCGCACGTGTTCGACCGGTTCTACAAGGCCACCGCGGCCAGGGCCAGGTCCGAGGGCAGCGGCCTCGGCCTCGCCATCGCGCGGGAGAACGCGCGCCTGCACCAAGGCGACCTCACCGTCACCAACGCCCCGGACGGCGGCGCCCTCTTCACGCTGCGCCTGCCACGCCGGGCACCCGATCCGGACGGAGGCCCCGAGTGA
- a CDS encoding GerMN domain-containing protein has product MRTRLAHRMLAAGLVSLVAVAGCGVRPSDAIFAGEPPSGPVASTMTITLYLVKNGRLSAVTRPGGRPMFLTDTLALLAAGPTAREQAHGLTTDVPPEAAPFSVTVRPAGDVAVNLSTPADELSTLAVEQIVCTAAAVRAPVSPAQVTVVGAGQTVGPRDCPGQR; this is encoded by the coding sequence GTGAGGACCCGCCTCGCCCACCGCATGCTCGCCGCGGGCCTCGTATCACTCGTCGCCGTGGCCGGCTGCGGCGTGCGCCCCAGCGACGCCATCTTCGCCGGCGAACCGCCGAGCGGACCCGTCGCATCGACCATGACGATCACCCTCTACCTGGTGAAGAACGGCCGGCTCAGCGCGGTGACGCGGCCCGGTGGTCGTCCCATGTTCCTGACGGACACGCTCGCGCTGCTGGCAGCCGGGCCCACCGCGAGGGAACAGGCGCACGGACTCACCACCGACGTCCCGCCCGAAGCCGCCCCGTTCTCGGTGACCGTCAGGCCGGCCGGCGACGTGGCGGTGAACCTGTCCACCCCCGCCGACGAACTGTCCACACTGGCCGTCGAACAGATCGTGTGCACGGCCGCCGCCGTCAGGGCACCGGTAAGCCCTGCCCAGGTCACCGTCGTCGGTGCTGGGCAGACCGTCGGTCCCCGGGACTGCCCGGGGCAACGGTAA
- a CDS encoding YybH family protein: MTAQREADEAEIRQLVGKIVEGLQGKDPEGLKRLYATDIVSFDIEPPLQHVGIEAKLKNWAPVFTFFESVTYEVRDLTLTVGDDMAFGHAFARLSGTLKNGTAMSGMWVRVTYCLQKIDGMWLIVHDQVSVPLDVTSGKGVVDLEP, from the coding sequence ATGACCGCGCAACGCGAGGCAGACGAAGCCGAGATCCGCCAGCTGGTCGGCAAGATCGTCGAAGGGCTCCAAGGCAAGGATCCCGAGGGTCTGAAGCGCCTCTACGCGACGGACATCGTGTCCTTCGACATCGAGCCGCCGCTCCAGCACGTGGGGATCGAGGCGAAGCTCAAGAACTGGGCGCCCGTGTTCACGTTCTTCGAGAGTGTGACATATGAGGTCCGCGACCTGACGCTCACCGTGGGCGATGACATGGCGTTCGGGCACGCCTTCGCCCGTCTCAGCGGCACGCTGAAGAACGGGACGGCGATGAGCGGTATGTGGGTCAGGGTCACGTACTGCCTCCAGAAGATCGACGGTATGTGGCTGATCGTGCACGACCAGGTCTCGGTGCCGCTCGACGTCACCAGCGGCAAGGGCGTCGTCGACCTCGAGCCCTGA
- a CDS encoding YceI family protein: protein MNTVPATVEIPGYLAGTWKADPMHSEVAFIVRHLMISKTRGRFTGYDVTIVTSEDPLGSSVTAAIDLASIDTGNELRDNHLRSADYLEIEKYPTMSYRSTGIRQTGDGWTIDGELTLHGVTRQVPLAVEVSGFGPDPWGGQRAGFSATAEIKRSDFGIDISTPMEAGGVVVADKVSISLEIQAVLQK, encoded by the coding sequence ATGAACACCGTCCCCGCGACCGTCGAGATCCCGGGCTACCTGGCCGGCACCTGGAAGGCCGACCCGATGCACTCCGAGGTCGCTTTCATCGTCCGTCATCTCATGATCAGCAAGACGCGTGGCCGCTTCACCGGCTACGACGTCACGATCGTCACGAGCGAGGACCCGCTGGGCTCATCGGTGACCGCGGCGATCGACCTCGCGTCCATCGACACCGGCAACGAACTGCGCGACAACCACCTCCGCAGCGCCGACTACCTCGAGATCGAGAAGTACCCGACGATGAGCTACCGCTCGACCGGCATCCGTCAGACCGGCGACGGCTGGACCATCGACGGTGAGCTGACGTTGCACGGGGTCACACGGCAGGTGCCGCTGGCCGTCGAGGTGAGCGGGTTCGGCCCGGACCCGTGGGGTGGCCAGCGGGCCGGCTTCTCCGCGACCGCCGAGATCAAGCGCAGCGACTTCGGCATCGACATCAGCACCCCGATGGAGGCCGGGGGCGTCGTGGTCGCCGACAAAGTGTCGATCAGCCTCGAGATCCAGGCCGTTCTCCAGAAATGA
- a CDS encoding NAD(P)/FAD-dependent oxidoreductase, whose amino-acid sequence MTADPGIVIIGASLAGAKAAQALRLDHGYDGPITLIGDEPHLPYQRPALSKGYLLGTTGPADLDVLKPQFYADHDVALALGTPATALDLDARRVRLADGTEFPFTQVLIATGARPRRLQVPGADLDGVRYLRNRDDSEHLAAALRAAGNVVVIGAGWLGSELAAASRTLGNHTTVIDPLPTPLYHVLGDQIGGLITRRHRDHGVNLLLGDGVEAILGTHSVEAVQTITGRTIPADLVIVGVGATPNTELAQKAGLRVDGGILTDEHLRTSHPAAVAAGDVTRHQHPRYLNPVRIEHWHNAVTHGAVAAGTLLGKPTTIDPVPYFFSTQYGSTLEYLGLPTTWDRIITRGEHADHGFTAFWLDHSIPVAALTIDNRGAADHLRTLIATAHPADPQQLADPDTPLLDLLPNAPSRTW is encoded by the coding sequence ATGACCGCCGATCCCGGCATCGTCATCATCGGAGCGAGCCTGGCCGGCGCGAAAGCCGCCCAGGCCCTGCGACTCGACCACGGCTACGACGGGCCGATCACCCTCATCGGCGACGAACCACATCTGCCGTACCAGCGCCCAGCCCTGTCCAAGGGCTACCTCCTGGGCACCACCGGGCCCGCCGATCTTGACGTACTGAAGCCGCAGTTCTACGCCGACCACGACGTCGCGCTGGCACTCGGCACCCCTGCCACCGCCCTCGATCTGGACGCCCGGCGAGTACGGCTGGCCGACGGCACCGAGTTCCCCTTCACCCAGGTGCTGATCGCCACCGGCGCCCGCCCGCGCCGCCTCCAGGTGCCGGGCGCCGATCTCGACGGCGTCCGCTATCTGCGCAACCGCGACGACAGCGAACACCTGGCCGCGGCCCTGCGCGCGGCCGGCAACGTCGTCGTCATCGGCGCCGGCTGGCTCGGCTCCGAACTCGCGGCCGCCAGCCGTACGCTCGGCAACCACACCACCGTCATCGACCCCCTGCCCACACCGCTCTACCACGTACTGGGCGACCAGATCGGCGGCCTCATCACCCGCCGCCACCGCGACCACGGCGTGAACCTGCTCCTCGGCGACGGCGTCGAGGCCATCCTCGGCACGCATTCGGTCGAAGCCGTCCAGACCATCACCGGACGGACGATCCCCGCAGACCTCGTCATCGTCGGCGTCGGCGCCACCCCCAACACCGAACTCGCCCAGAAAGCAGGACTACGCGTCGACGGCGGCATCCTCACCGACGAACACCTGCGCACCTCACACCCGGCCGCCGTCGCCGCCGGCGACGTCACCCGCCACCAGCACCCGCGCTACCTGAACCCCGTACGGATCGAACACTGGCACAACGCCGTCACCCACGGCGCCGTCGCCGCCGGCACCCTGCTCGGCAAGCCCACCACCATCGACCCCGTCCCCTACTTCTTCTCCACCCAGTACGGCTCCACCCTCGAATACCTCGGACTCCCCACCACCTGGGACCGCATCATCACCCGCGGCGAGCACGCCGATCACGGATTCACCGCCTTCTGGCTCGACCACAGCATCCCCGTGGCCGCCCTGACCATCGACAACCGGGGCGCCGCCGATCACCTGCGCACCCTCATCGCCACAGCGCACCCCGCCGACCCGCAACAACTCGCCGACCCCGACACACCCCTGCTGGACCTCCTGCCGAACGCGCCAAGCCGTACCTGGTGA
- a CDS encoding LysR family transcriptional regulator: MELNSLRQFLVVARLEHLSGAAEELRVAQPSLSRTIARLESELRTPLFDRSGRLRLNDAGKLFRDYVERSLGELDAGRRAVAEAVSEGVGTVRLASETFLTLTGPLAAFKRAHPTIEVELRWMAAEDMGRHLRAQDVDLCVASQPISAEGLETVQLLDEAVGVATPLEHPLASRTSVSIDELADEPFVSARKGHWQRRLLDRLFAARDHTPKIVCEVDEPSAIAALISAGLGIGLVPAFARTTSTRVPAAWVPVDTPDCRRAVTLYWGAGSHLSTAARLMRTTIANWNWITGEPQEKR, translated from the coding sequence ATGGAGTTGAACTCGCTCAGGCAGTTCCTGGTGGTGGCGCGGCTGGAACATCTCAGCGGCGCGGCCGAAGAGCTTCGCGTCGCCCAGCCGTCGCTGAGTCGTACCATCGCCCGGCTGGAGAGCGAGCTGCGCACACCGCTGTTCGACCGGAGCGGCCGGCTGCGGCTGAATGACGCGGGCAAGCTCTTCCGCGATTACGTCGAACGCTCCCTGGGTGAGCTGGATGCGGGGCGGCGAGCCGTGGCCGAGGCCGTGAGCGAGGGTGTGGGCACTGTACGGCTTGCGTCGGAGACCTTCCTCACGCTCACCGGGCCGCTGGCGGCCTTCAAGCGAGCTCACCCGACCATTGAGGTCGAACTCCGCTGGATGGCGGCCGAGGACATGGGTCGTCACCTGCGGGCTCAGGACGTCGACCTGTGCGTCGCATCCCAGCCGATCTCCGCTGAGGGACTGGAGACGGTCCAACTGCTGGATGAGGCGGTCGGTGTGGCGACGCCGCTCGAGCATCCGCTGGCGAGCCGTACGTCGGTGAGCATCGACGAGCTCGCCGACGAGCCTTTCGTCAGCGCCCGTAAAGGGCACTGGCAACGCCGCCTCCTGGATCGTCTTTTCGCCGCACGAGACCATACCCCGAAGATCGTCTGCGAGGTCGACGAGCCCAGCGCCATCGCGGCCCTGATCAGCGCGGGGCTCGGCATCGGCCTCGTCCCCGCCTTCGCCCGGACCACCTCCACGCGGGTCCCCGCCGCCTGGGTCCCTGTAGACACCCCTGACTGCCGTCGCGCGGTCACCCTGTACTGGGGCGCCGGCAGTCACCTGTCCACCGCCGCGCGCCTGATGCGCACCACGATCGCCAACTGGAACTGGATCACCGGCGAGCCGCAGGAGAAGCGCTGA